In Mugil cephalus isolate CIBA_MC_2020 chromosome 20, CIBA_Mcephalus_1.1, whole genome shotgun sequence, the following are encoded in one genomic region:
- the LOC124997947 gene encoding butyrophilin-like protein 2 isoform X2, producing the protein MGLIVKFMLKFLTLMFFLTVRAEHDNNIVQGSEVITVSEGGDVILPCFLSTKESVVQKLFVWRKDGQKKNVFIYDAGFHYGNGLSGQDDQFRGRVSHFPEQMKFGNASIRIINTTTTDTGDYTCYFPERNGGLTFNITLVVVPKPIVTMSKVTDSGVQLKCEVQGAFPKPELRWQNCDGNILDAEEAEISERDGRYHITLQTTVTSTTTTCFQCVVQQKDLNHETGSTITVPEKLFVDPCGKVTIEGLMTGIVVGAGLLGLVLVLLVYFQFITVRRVRGTQKTDGDNETNEPLKSEHITV; encoded by the exons ATGGGTTTAATAGTGAAGTTTATGCTTAAGTTTCTGACTCTGATGTTTTTTCTGACGGTACGAGCTGAACATGACAATAATATTGTTCAAG ggtcagaggtcatcaCAGTATCTGAAGGTGGTGACGTCATCTTACCGTGTTTCCTCAGCACCAAGGAGAGTGTTGTACAAAAACTCTTtgtctggaggaaagatggacagaagaagaatgtgTTCATCTACGATGCTGGTTTTCATTACGGTAACGGCCTCTCAGGTCAAGATGATCAGTTCAGAGGAAGAGTCTCACATTTTCCTGAACAGATGAAGTTTGGTAACGCCTCCATCAGGATTATTAACACAACGACCACAGACACTGGAGACTACACCTGCTACTTTCCAGAACGTAATGGAGGACTAACATTCAACATTACacttgttgttg TTCCCAAACCCATCGTCACGATGTCTAAGGTGACAGATTCTGGGGTCCAGCTGAAGTGTGAGGTTCAAGGAGCTTTTCCAAAGCCAGAGCTACGGTGGCAGAACTGTGATGGAAACATCCTTGAtgctgaggaggctgagatcTCAGAGAGAGACGGTCGCTACCACATCACCCTCCAAACTACTGTGACCTCCACCACAACCACCTGCTTCCAGTGTGTGGTCCAACAGAAGGACCTGAACCATGAGACTGGTTCTACCATCACTGTGCCTG AGAAACTGTTTGTGGACCCGTGTGGAAAAGTGACCATTGAAGGGTTGATGACTGGAATAGTGGTGGGAGCTGGActtctgggtctggttctggttctgcttgTGTACTTTCAGTTCATCACAGTACGTCGTGTTAGAG GAACTCAGAAGACAGACGGTGACAATGAGACCAATGAGCCCCTCAAGTCTGAACATATCACAGTATGA
- the LOC124997947 gene encoding butyrophilin-like protein 2 isoform X1 has product MGLIVKFMLKFLTLMFFLTVRAEHDNNIVQGSEVITVSEGGDVILPCFLSTKESVVQKLFVWRKDGQKKNVFIYDAGFHYGNGLSGQDDQFRGRVSHFPEQMKFGNASIRIINTTTTDTGDYTCYFPERNGGLTFNITLVVGSVPKPIVTMSKVTDSGVQLKCEVQGAFPKPELRWQNCDGNILDAEEAEISERDGRYHITLQTTVTSTTTTCFQCVVQQKDLNHETGSTITVPEKLFVDPCGKVTIEGLMTGIVVGAGLLGLVLVLLVYFQFITVRRVRGTQKTDGDNETNEPLKSEHITV; this is encoded by the exons ATGGGTTTAATAGTGAAGTTTATGCTTAAGTTTCTGACTCTGATGTTTTTTCTGACGGTACGAGCTGAACATGACAATAATATTGTTCAAG ggtcagaggtcatcaCAGTATCTGAAGGTGGTGACGTCATCTTACCGTGTTTCCTCAGCACCAAGGAGAGTGTTGTACAAAAACTCTTtgtctggaggaaagatggacagaagaagaatgtgTTCATCTACGATGCTGGTTTTCATTACGGTAACGGCCTCTCAGGTCAAGATGATCAGTTCAGAGGAAGAGTCTCACATTTTCCTGAACAGATGAAGTTTGGTAACGCCTCCATCAGGATTATTAACACAACGACCACAGACACTGGAGACTACACCTGCTACTTTCCAGAACGTAATGGAGGACTAACATTCAACATTACacttgttgttg GTTCAGTTCCCAAACCCATCGTCACGATGTCTAAGGTGACAGATTCTGGGGTCCAGCTGAAGTGTGAGGTTCAAGGAGCTTTTCCAAAGCCAGAGCTACGGTGGCAGAACTGTGATGGAAACATCCTTGAtgctgaggaggctgagatcTCAGAGAGAGACGGTCGCTACCACATCACCCTCCAAACTACTGTGACCTCCACCACAACCACCTGCTTCCAGTGTGTGGTCCAACAGAAGGACCTGAACCATGAGACTGGTTCTACCATCACTGTGCCTG AGAAACTGTTTGTGGACCCGTGTGGAAAAGTGACCATTGAAGGGTTGATGACTGGAATAGTGGTGGGAGCTGGActtctgggtctggttctggttctgcttgTGTACTTTCAGTTCATCACAGTACGTCGTGTTAGAG GAACTCAGAAGACAGACGGTGACAATGAGACCAATGAGCCCCTCAAGTCTGAACATATCACAGTATGA
- the LOC124997947 gene encoding butyrophilin-like protein 2 isoform X3 — protein sequence MGLIVKFMLKFLTLMFFLTVRAEHDNNIVQGSEVITVSEGGDVILPCFLSTKESVVQKLFVWRKDGQKKNVFIYDAGFHYGNGLSGQDDQFRGRVSHFPEQMKFGNASIRIINTTTTDTGDYTCYFPERNGGLTFNITLVVGSVPKPIVTMSKVTDSGVQLKCEVQGAFPKPELRWQNCDGNILDAEEAEISERDGRYHITLQTTVTSTTTTCFQCVVQQKDLNHETGSTITVPGTQKTDGDNETNEPLKSEHITV from the exons ATGGGTTTAATAGTGAAGTTTATGCTTAAGTTTCTGACTCTGATGTTTTTTCTGACGGTACGAGCTGAACATGACAATAATATTGTTCAAG ggtcagaggtcatcaCAGTATCTGAAGGTGGTGACGTCATCTTACCGTGTTTCCTCAGCACCAAGGAGAGTGTTGTACAAAAACTCTTtgtctggaggaaagatggacagaagaagaatgtgTTCATCTACGATGCTGGTTTTCATTACGGTAACGGCCTCTCAGGTCAAGATGATCAGTTCAGAGGAAGAGTCTCACATTTTCCTGAACAGATGAAGTTTGGTAACGCCTCCATCAGGATTATTAACACAACGACCACAGACACTGGAGACTACACCTGCTACTTTCCAGAACGTAATGGAGGACTAACATTCAACATTACacttgttgttg GTTCAGTTCCCAAACCCATCGTCACGATGTCTAAGGTGACAGATTCTGGGGTCCAGCTGAAGTGTGAGGTTCAAGGAGCTTTTCCAAAGCCAGAGCTACGGTGGCAGAACTGTGATGGAAACATCCTTGAtgctgaggaggctgagatcTCAGAGAGAGACGGTCGCTACCACATCACCCTCCAAACTACTGTGACCTCCACCACAACCACCTGCTTCCAGTGTGTGGTCCAACAGAAGGACCTGAACCATGAGACTGGTTCTACCATCACTGTGCCTG GAACTCAGAAGACAGACGGTGACAATGAGACCAATGAGCCCCTCAAGTCTGAACATATCACAGTATGA
- the chadla gene encoding chondroadherin-like protein: MLVSAAVLSLMSLLSLTAEAKRCPRECSCDAAKLTVACVGKNLMEVPPTVDEITVKLDLRNNDLQVLPRGAFLHTPYLTHLNLQRCNIVKVKEGAFRGLGRVVSLNLAYNKIDVLYQESFDGLSSLKELHLDHNRVEEIQPGAFTQLGFLNMLSLTHNQLVYIPNMAFQGLNNIKWLRLSYNSLNNLAHEAFTGLFTLNRLSLDHNELQFFPTQTMMRLVHVTRLDMSHNPMIYLGEESVSMAKLTHLYLDHMSLQDLSDQALSQTPLLSHLDLSHNQLRYLEPLSGPKKLTSLNLTGNAINCNCFLRPLKHWARVGGLKLLGACAGPPHLSDEPLQTVAPADLRCRSKEETLKEEEEEEEKESTALLPTAKPKQNIKCPVDCECDIEAQHATCEGRGHTKVPKGFPAKTQLLDLRSNHFHYLPAKSFPGVTQTVSLHLELCKIHEIEGGAFQGMADLFYLYLSDNDLTFLDPRAFAGVPKLTYLYLEGNRLAQFPGGALSLLPGLFVLHLERNTIPKLEPTGLLSSTTPTLRELYLSNNTITDIANGALNSALLSTLHLDSNQLSEVPTKALLEAPNLEELNLSQNSISWVGPAAFQPISQSLKRLHMNEMGTKKMSKDALLGLGPGLTTLTLRGNQLEELPDLRPLLGLEAVDLQDNPLLCDCSLLPLRRWMENASLEVAATCGHPPELMGQTVKDVQVFASCPENVSDSSPPNEKLPAKVKKPKLVKPLKARPEKLVTKPAKKQLKNKPATPNMKKNRKTL; this comes from the exons ATGTTGGTCTCTGCTGCGGTTTTGTCGCTGATGTCATTGTTGAGTTTGACCGCGGAGGCTAAAAGATGTCCCAGAGAGTGCAGCTGTGACGCAGCGAAACTGACTGTAGCCTGCGTTGGAAAGAACCTGATGGAGGTTCCTCCGACTGTAGACGAG ATTACCGTCAAACTCGACCTGAGGAATAACGACCTGCAGGTGTTACCCAGAGGGGCGTTCCTCCACACGCCCTACCTCACCCACCTCAACCTGCAGCGCTGCAACATCGTCAAGGTGAAAGAAGGCGCCTTCCGCGGTCTGGGCCGCGTCGTGTCCCTAAACCTGGCCTACAACAAGATCGACGTCCTTTACCAG GAGTCCTTTGATGGTCTCTCCTCCCTGAAGGAGCTGCATCTGGACCACAATCGAGTCGAGGAGATCCAACCTGGAGCCTTCACGCAGCTCGGCTTCCTCAACATGCTGTCCCTCACCCACAACCAGCTGGTTTACATCCCGAACATGGCCTTCCAG GGTCTGAACAACATCAAGTGGCTTCGTCTCAGCTACAACTCCCTGAACAACCTGGCACACGAGGCGTTTACTGGACTCTTCACCCTCAACCGCCTCAGCCTGGATCACAACGAGCTGCAGTTCTTCCCAACGCAGACGATGATGAG ACTTGTTCATGTCACTCGTCTGGACATGAGCCACAACCCCATGATCTACCTCGGAGAAGAATCTGTCTCCATGGCGAAGCTCACACACCTCTACCTGGACCACATGTCCCTCCAGGACCTGTCGGACCAGGCTTTGTCCCAAACTCCGCTACTCTCCCACTTGGACCTGAGCCACAATCAGCTTCGTTACCTGGAGCCGCTCTCCGGCCCCAAGAAGCTAACCAGCCTCAACCTGACGG GGAACGCCATCAACTGTAACTGCTTCCTGAGGCCCCTGAAGCATTGGGCGAGGGTTGGTGGTTTAAAGCTACTGGGGGCCTGCGCTGGACCCCCTCACCTCTCAGATGAGCCTCTGCAAACGGTGGCTCCTGCGGATCTTCGATGCCGAAGCAAAGAGGAGACGctaaaggaggaggaagaggaggaggagaaggaaagcaCAGCACTCCTACCCACAGCGAAGCCCAAGCAGAACATCAAGTGTCCAGTTGACTGTGAATGTGAC ATTGAAGCCCAACATGCCACTTGTGAAGGCCGGGGTCATACTAAAGTCCCGAAAGGTTTCCCCGCCAAGACACAGCTGCTCGACCTCCGCAGCAATCACTTCCACTACCTTCCTGCCAAAAGCTTCCCTGGCGTCACTCAAACTGTTTCTCTTCACCTGGAGCTCTGCAAGATACATGAAATTGAAGGTGGTGCTTTCCAGGGCATGGCAGACCTGTTCTACTTGTACCTTTCTGACAATGACCTCACATTCTTGGACCCCAGAGCTTTTGCTGGAGTCCCGAAGCTCACCTACCTCTACCTGGAAGGGAACCGGCTGGCACAGTTCCCTGGAGGAG CTCTGTCGCTCTTACCAGGTCTGTTCGTGTTACATCTGGAGCGAAACACCATCCCAAAACTAGAGCCCACTGGTTTGCTGTCCTCAACGACGCCCACACTCAGGGAACTGTACCTGAGCAACAACACGATTACTGACATTGCTAATGGGGCTCTGAACTCTGCTTTGCTGAGTACGCTTCACCTGGATTCAAACCAGCTGAGCGAGGTTCCTACCAAGGCTCTTCTTGAAGCTCCGAATCTGGAGGAGCTCAACCTGTCTCAAAACTCAATTAGCTGGGTGGGACCAGCCGCTTTCCAGCCCATATCGCAAAGTCTGAAAAGGCTTCACATGAACGAGATGGGAACGAagaag ATGTCCAAGGATGCTCTGCTGGGTCTGGGTCCTGGTCTGACGACTCTGACCCTGAGAGGAAACCAGCTAGAGGAGCTTCCTGACCTGAGACCACTCCTCGGCCTGGAGGCGGTCGATCTGCAGGACAACCCTCTGCTGTGTGACTGCTCTCTGCTGCCTCTACGCAG GTGGATGGAGAACGCGAGTTTGGAGGTGGCTGCAACCTGCGGTCACCCTCCAGAGCTCATGGGTCAGACGGTGAAGGACGTCCAAGTCTTCGCGTCCTGCCCAGAAAACGTCTCTGACTCGTCTCCTCCGAACGAGAAGCTTCCTGCAAAAGTGAAGAAACCCAAACTCGTGAAGCCCCTCAAAGCCCGGCCTGAAAAGCTGGTGACCAAACCAGCCAAGAAACAGCTGAAGAATAAACCAGCAACACCTAATATGAAGAAAAATAGGAAGACACTTTGA